The following proteins are co-located in the Candidatus Deferrimicrobiaceae bacterium genome:
- a CDS encoding septum formation initiator family protein — translation MKKRWPALVIGGIALLALLFSLLGEVGVVSTLNLYAKQKQLAVENNRLREENEQLRQEVEKLRSNASYIEEIARRELGLLGKKEIVIPLDRKEDAPSLPAPRSKKSPP, via the coding sequence TTGAAGAAGCGATGGCCGGCACTGGTCATCGGGGGAATTGCCCTCCTGGCTCTCCTGTTTTCCCTTCTGGGAGAGGTGGGGGTCGTCAGCACCCTCAACCTCTACGCCAAGCAGAAGCAACTTGCGGTCGAGAACAACAGGCTGCGCGAGGAGAACGAGCAGCTCCGTCAGGAGGTGGAGAAACTACGGTCGAATGCCTCGTACATCGAGGAGATCGCACGCCGTGAGCTCGGGCTCCTGGGGAAGAAGGAGATCGTAATCCCCCTGGACCGGAAAGAGGATGCCCCTTCCCTTCCCGCTCCCCGCAGCAAAAAGAGCCCCCCTTAG